The Thermotoga caldifontis AZM44c09 genomic interval CTTCCAAGGAGGATCTGCGATCTTTTGAGGCAGCTGGGCCGATTCGGGGACGAACTGAACCTGCCCACCTACATCGTCGGAGGCTTCGTCAGGGACCTTTTGATGGGCAATCCCAATTTGGATCTGGACATCGTCGTGGAGCGTGACGGGCTCGCTTTCGCTGATCATGCTGCAAAGAACCTCGATGCCACCCTGGTCAAACACGAGAAGTTTCTCACAGCTTCTCTGTTTTTAAAGGATGGAACGAGAATAGACATCGCCACGGCACGGACCGAGTACTACGAAGCTCCAACGGAACTTCCCCAGGTGGAGATCAGCACGATCAAAAAAGATCTGTACAGGAGAGACTTCACGATCAACGCGATGGCGATAAAGCTGAACCAGAAAGATTTCGGCCTGCTCTTAGACTTCTTCGGTGCGAAGAAAGACTTAGAGAACAAAATCATCAGGTGCCTCCACACACTGAGCTTCGTCGAAGATCCCACGAGGATCCTCAGGGCTGTCAGGTTCGAGACGCGCTTCGATTTCCACATCGAAGAAAGGACGGCACAGCTCATGCTCGACGCCGTGAGACAGGGTTACCTCGAGAAGGTGAGTGGACAGAGACTGCGTCAGGAGTTCGAAAAGATCCTGGAAGAACCCAAGTGGCTCTCCGCATTGAGAAGGCTCTCGGACTTCGAAGTGATCAAGCGCATGTTCCCGGGCGTTTTTTACACGGTGACCATGGAGCAGAAGCTGAGATCGCTGGCAGACTTTTTGCCGTGGGCTGAGGAATTTTTCGAGAAAGTGGACAGGTTCTACGCTGTGATGTTCGTCTTCCTTGAATACCATGGAGACACGGCCATAGAACAGATGAAAGAAAGGTACGGTCTTTCGAACAAATTCGTGGACGAGCTCAAACTGCTGAAGAGGATGATAATCCCGCTTTCGAAGGTCGTATCGAACAGGTTGAACTTCTCGGACATTTACAAGATGACCAAGGGTATCTCTCCGGAAGGCTTCTGTTACATCGCGAGTTATTTGGATCCAGAATCGCAGGAATACCTCAAGCAGTTCCTCGAAAGACAAAGGAACACGAAGCTGGTGCACGTGGACGGCAGAACGATCGTGGAGAAGTTCGGCCTCAAGCCGTCCAGGCTCGTCGGCGAGCTGCTCGAAGAGGTTTACTGTGCGAAGCTCGACGGGTTGATCAGCGACGAGCAAGAGCTACAGTTCGTCGAGAGGAAGCTCAGAGACCTCGCTTCTTCAAAAGCTCCTGGACGATGAAGTTCGCCACCTCGCTCGGGGTCGTTCCACTGCCGAAACCTGCATCGTAACCCAGTTCGAGCGCCAGTTCGTGTGTTATCCTCGGACCACCCACTATGACGAGCAGTCTGTCCCTCAAACCTTCGGCGTAAAGCAGTTCCATCAATTCTGTGAGGTGCTGTATGTGAATGTTCCTCTGCGTCACAACCTGCGAAACGAGGACCACGTCGGCGTTCACTTCCCTGACCTTCCTGACCAGCTCGATGGGAGGAACCTGCGCCCCCATGTTGTACACCCTGAAGGCCTTGTACCTCTCCAGGCCGTAGTCTCCATGGAAACCTTTCATGTTCAGTATGGCGTCGAGGCCTATGGTGTGGGCGTCGGTTCCGATCGTCGCACCCACCACGACGATGGGACGCTTGAACTTTTCCAGGACCAGCTCGTCGATCTTTTCCCGCGGAAGTTTTTGGATCTTCGGCGCGACCACTCTGATCGACGAGAGGTCCACAGAGACGTCAGTCTTTCCGTACACGACAAAGAAAGTGAAACCTTCGTTGAGGTCCTCCATCGTCGCTATCGTGACTTCATAAAAACCGAGTTTTTCGCACAACTTCTTCGCCGCTTCCCTCGCGAGCGGCCCGTAGGGAACTGGCAGGGTGAAGGAGAGCTGCACCGCTCCATCGTCCATCTGATCTCCGTACGGTCTCACGAACCTGCGTTCGTTCATTCTTTCACCCCCAGTTTGCGTTCGAGCGCGTCGCGGATCGGATTCTCGTAAGTTTCACTCTTTCTGAACACTCCTTCCAGTCCTTTCCCGCCGTTCCTGCTCCTTTTTATGTCGGCGAACACACCCTGCTCGATCGCGCTGAACAGTCCCACATCGCTTATGTGTTCCAGCAGTTCAACGGCCTTTCTCAAAACCTCGTTCGCCCTTCTCTCTATGAACCCTCCCGGTTTGAACAGGACCTCGTCGCCCAGATGTCTCGTGGCAGAGAAGACGTAATTCGCGTTGACGAGCGCGAGGTATCTGTCGTGCATGTACGGTGTGTGGATGGCCTCCGTGAGGATACCGAGCAACTGGATGGCCTGACCGGTCATGGAAGACACGAGATTGAAGAGCGTGTTCATCGCGTAGCCTTTGAATATGTTGCCCGTCATGTACCTCGTGGGTGGCATGTACTTGACGGGACAATCCGGGAACAATTCGCGCGTGAGCATGGCGTGCGCTATCTCGTAGAGCAGAGAATCTTCAACGTCCGGGTTTATCTCGAACGCGTGTCCAAGGCCCATCAAATGGGGCTTGAGACCCGCTTTGATGGCGAACTGTTCGTTGATGAGCTGTGAAGCGGTGACGGTGTGCGCTTTCTCTATCGCGTCCGCGGTCGTCAAATAGTTGTCCTCACCCGTGTTTATCGTGATGTTCGCGTACGCACACACCAGTCTTGAAATGTACTGGTCCGTGAAGGTTCGGAGCATGTTGATGTCTCTGAACAGAATGCCGTACATCGCGTCGTTCAGAAGGATGTCCAGTCCCTCGAATGCGGCCATGACCGCGATTTCTGGCATGCACAGGCCCGAAGCGTAGTTCACCTGCCTTATGTAACGTCCCACCTTTCGCGCCGCATCGTCCAGGGCCTGTCTCATGATCCTGAAATTCTCCTGAGTCGCGTACGTTCCACCGTAACCTTCCGTGGTCGCACCGTAGGGCACGTAATCGAGCAAGCTCTGCGCTGTGGAGCGTATCACCGCGATGATGTCCGCACCCTGAAACACCGCGGCGCGCGCCTGAACGACGTCCTCAAAGATGTTTCCCGTCGCCACGATGAGGTACTTGTAGGGTTTC includes:
- the kamE gene encoding lysine 5,6-aminomutase subunit beta → MNERRFVRPYGDQMDDGAVQLSFTLPVPYGPLAREAAKKLCEKLGFYEVTIATMEDLNEGFTFFVVYGKTDVSVDLSSIRVVAPKIQKLPREKIDELVLEKFKRPIVVVGATIGTDAHTIGLDAILNMKGFHGDYGLERYKAFRVYNMGAQVPPIELVRKVREVNADVVLVSQVVTQRNIHIQHLTELMELLYAEGLRDRLLVIVGGPRITHELALELGYDAGFGSGTTPSEVANFIVQELLKKRGL
- the kamD gene encoding lysine 5,6-aminomutase subunit alpha, which translates into the protein MARPTIKLDSKLVEYARSLAKKITDDVQKIIDEHSTVSTERATLRILGVDGVVGEDQIPLVNVVVDKLKEWKMLDGGVFRPIVSASIVLDKDVQQVCEAVADGLDLRTLPQPKRHVYEEFSQQLVEKALERIKRRSEERDALLEELGDPPKPYKYLIVATGNIFEDVVQARAAVFQGADIIAVIRSTAQSLLDYVPYGATTEGYGGTYATQENFRIMRQALDDAARKVGRYIRQVNYASGLCMPEIAVMAAFEGLDILLNDAMYGILFRDINMLRTFTDQYISRLVCAYANITINTGEDNYLTTADAIEKAHTVTASQLINEQFAIKAGLKPHLMGLGHAFEINPDVEDSLLYEIAHAMLTRELFPDCPVKYMPPTRYMTGNIFKGYAMNTLFNLVSSMTGQAIQLLGILTEAIHTPYMHDRYLALVNANYVFSATRHLGDEVLFKPGGFIERRANEVLRKAVELLEHISDVGLFSAIEQGVFADIKRSRNGGKGLEGVFRKSETYENPIRDALERKLGVKE